A window of the Paraburkholderia sp. ZP32-5 genome harbors these coding sequences:
- a CDS encoding enoyl-CoA hydratase/isomerase family protein: protein MSGRITRNLQGRCLTLIIDNEEHGNAVSDDMARELADLLDAAADEADLVVLTGAGGDFCSGRMSMGKRSGVQPQALDRRRKTEVIFRCYDAFRASPVPVIGVVRGRAHGFGYAIAGLCDITLAASSATFQIPEMAHNILPTMVMSALIDRMSAKELAYLVYSNREIDAATARTYGVVSEVVPDAGLEAACETLTTAMLKTPRAALMGVKEYLRSAPDMPMRGAVDFAQNLHATINSSNEMLKQQDHATKDQQ, encoded by the coding sequence ATGAGCGGCAGAATTACTCGGAACCTACAGGGGCGTTGCCTCACATTGATCATCGACAACGAGGAGCACGGCAACGCTGTCTCCGACGACATGGCCCGCGAACTGGCGGACCTGCTCGATGCGGCCGCGGACGAAGCCGACCTCGTCGTGCTGACCGGGGCGGGCGGCGATTTCTGCAGCGGCCGGATGTCGATGGGCAAACGTAGCGGCGTCCAGCCGCAGGCGCTCGATCGGCGGCGCAAGACCGAGGTCATTTTCCGCTGCTACGACGCTTTCCGCGCGAGCCCGGTACCGGTGATCGGCGTGGTGCGCGGCCGCGCGCATGGTTTCGGCTATGCGATCGCGGGGCTGTGCGACATCACGCTGGCGGCAAGCAGCGCGACGTTCCAGATCCCCGAGATGGCCCACAACATCCTGCCGACGATGGTGATGTCGGCGTTGATCGATCGCATGTCGGCCAAGGAACTCGCTTATCTCGTCTATTCGAACCGCGAGATCGATGCGGCGACGGCCCGGACCTATGGCGTCGTCAGCGAAGTCGTGCCCGACGCCGGGCTCGAAGCGGCCTGCGAAACGCTGACGACGGCCATGCTGAAGACGCCGCGCGCTGCCCTCATGGGAGTCAAGGAATATCTGCGCTCCGCGCCGGACATGCCGATGCGTGGCGCAGTGGACTTCGCGCAGAACCTGCACGCGACCATCAACTCCTCGAACGAAATGCTCAAGCAGCAAGATCACGCAACCAAGGACCAGCAATGA
- a CDS encoding MFS transporter: protein MQEGNALHGAVTQESAQAAAVQAGMSAVDEASTALIRRIESVPFSRWHTKARLIVGSATFFDAFDALSIAFVLPVLIGLWHIQPLEIGVLIGASYVGQFIGALIFGWYAERRGRIRSVTIAIAIMSVMSMGCALSGSFAMLLACRFIQGIGVGGEMPVAATYISELSSARGRGKYFLLYELIFPVGLMATGQLGAWLVPVVGWKIMFWIGMGPGLLIALLVARLPESPRWLISKGRLAEAEAVVRDLEASTDRRIAPGTQTKPPTRVATNARAGWRELLSPFYRGRTFVVWALWASAFFIANSLNNWLPTLYRSVYHLPLQTALRAASMTNVAQVALLLICAYVIDRVGRRSWTLCAFCVAAVLFACLGLFAAHDVWSAIVLGTLSYGVVGSIAAVLYLYTPEVYPTRMRATSTGLATSWLRLASAVGPSLAGLLLHRHGISSVFVMFAVVAVFGALCSMKMTQTHERSLEEIAP from the coding sequence ATGCAGGAAGGCAATGCATTGCATGGAGCGGTAACCCAGGAGTCCGCGCAAGCCGCGGCAGTGCAGGCCGGCATGAGTGCGGTCGATGAGGCGAGCACGGCATTGATCCGGCGTATCGAGAGCGTTCCGTTCTCGCGATGGCATACGAAGGCGCGCCTCATTGTCGGCAGCGCGACGTTCTTCGATGCGTTCGACGCGCTATCGATCGCTTTCGTGCTGCCGGTACTGATCGGACTGTGGCATATCCAGCCGCTCGAGATCGGCGTGCTGATCGGCGCAAGCTATGTCGGGCAGTTTATCGGCGCGCTGATATTCGGCTGGTACGCCGAGCGGCGCGGCCGCATTCGCAGTGTCACGATCGCGATCGCGATCATGTCGGTGATGAGCATGGGTTGCGCACTGAGCGGCAGTTTCGCGATGCTGCTCGCGTGCCGGTTCATTCAGGGCATCGGTGTCGGCGGCGAGATGCCTGTTGCCGCAACCTATATCAGCGAGCTGTCGAGCGCGCGCGGCCGCGGCAAATACTTTCTGCTGTACGAGCTGATTTTCCCGGTCGGTCTGATGGCGACGGGACAACTCGGCGCATGGCTCGTGCCCGTCGTCGGGTGGAAGATCATGTTCTGGATCGGCATGGGACCGGGCCTGCTGATCGCGCTGCTCGTGGCCCGTTTGCCGGAGTCGCCGCGCTGGCTCATTTCGAAAGGCCGCCTCGCCGAAGCCGAAGCCGTGGTGCGGGACCTCGAGGCGAGCACCGACCGCCGCATCGCGCCGGGCACGCAAACGAAGCCGCCAACCCGTGTCGCCACGAATGCACGCGCGGGCTGGCGCGAGCTGCTGTCGCCGTTCTACCGTGGCCGCACGTTCGTGGTGTGGGCGCTGTGGGCGAGCGCGTTTTTCATCGCGAACAGTCTCAACAACTGGCTGCCGACGTTGTATCGCTCGGTCTATCACCTGCCGTTGCAGACGGCGCTGCGTGCCGCGTCGATGACCAATGTCGCGCAGGTCGCGTTGCTGCTGATCTGTGCGTATGTGATCGATCGGGTCGGGCGCCGGAGCTGGACGTTGTGCGCGTTCTGTGTCGCCGCGGTGCTGTTCGCGTGCCTCGGCCTGTTCGCCGCGCACGACGTATGGAGTGCCATCGTGCTCGGCACGCTGAGCTACGGTGTGGTCGGCTCGATTGCGGCGGTGCTGTATCTGTACACGCCCGAGGTTTATCCGACGCGAATGCGCGCGACCAGTACCGGGCTCGCGACGTCATGGCTGCGTTTGGCGTCCGCGGTGGGGCCATCGCTCGCGGGATTGCTGCTGCACAGGCACGGCATCAGTTCCGTGTTCGTGATGTTCGCCGTGGTGGCCGTGTTCGGCGCACTGTGCTCGATGAAGATGACGCAGACGCACGAGCGAAGCCTCGAGGAGATCGCACCGTGA
- a CDS encoding UbiD family decarboxylase, whose protein sequence is MTKSSTTHSLDLRAWLDEARALGELTDVAGADWNLELGAISELNVKKERSAALLFDEIPGYPAGHRVLTCSTASPARLSSILRVGHQATHRALVETLRGKPKQWQARAPEYAPVTVASGPVFDNIQSGADVDLFAFPAPLWHEKDGGRYIGTGCMVVTKDLDSDWINVGTYRVMIHDRNHVGLDMIPGKHGAIQYDKHMKAGKPFPVSIVIGCDPLGYLISGIEVPFGMCEYNYIGAILNQPVSVVKGQLTDLPFPAAAEIVIEGYAHPGDVKIEGPFGEFHGYYPGKAETAPVVTVERIYYRNNPIIMGSPPAKPPNDYSYSKAVMRSALLVDALQAAGVPDVAGVWAHEIGGARMFNVVSIRQRYAGHARQAAHILSQCGVGAYMSRYSIVVDEDIDPANLQEVMWAVATRTDPDIDIDIVKRGMGSKNDPMSIANPYKAPFNSKAIIDACRPFDFLQEFPQVAEASKELQQKTRAKWEHILG, encoded by the coding sequence GTGACAAAGAGTTCGACCACTCATTCGCTGGATCTGCGCGCATGGCTCGACGAAGCACGCGCTCTCGGCGAACTCACCGATGTAGCGGGGGCCGACTGGAACCTCGAATTGGGCGCGATCAGTGAGCTGAACGTGAAGAAGGAGCGGTCCGCCGCGCTACTGTTCGACGAGATTCCCGGATATCCGGCCGGGCATCGCGTGTTGACGTGCAGCACGGCGAGCCCCGCGCGACTGTCCTCGATTTTGCGCGTCGGTCACCAGGCCACCCATCGCGCGCTCGTGGAAACGCTGCGCGGGAAACCGAAGCAATGGCAGGCACGCGCGCCCGAATACGCGCCGGTGACAGTCGCGAGCGGCCCGGTGTTCGACAACATCCAGTCCGGCGCCGACGTGGATCTGTTCGCGTTTCCCGCGCCGCTATGGCACGAGAAGGACGGCGGCCGCTACATCGGCACGGGCTGCATGGTCGTCACGAAGGACCTCGACTCCGACTGGATCAACGTCGGCACTTATCGCGTGATGATCCACGACCGCAATCATGTCGGCCTCGACATGATTCCCGGCAAGCACGGCGCAATCCAGTACGACAAGCATATGAAGGCGGGCAAGCCGTTTCCGGTTTCGATCGTGATCGGCTGCGATCCGCTCGGCTATCTGATCTCGGGTATCGAAGTGCCGTTCGGCATGTGCGAGTACAACTACATCGGCGCGATTCTGAACCAGCCCGTCTCGGTGGTGAAGGGGCAACTGACGGATCTGCCGTTTCCGGCCGCCGCCGAGATCGTCATCGAAGGCTATGCGCATCCGGGCGACGTCAAAATCGAAGGACCGTTCGGCGAATTTCACGGCTACTACCCGGGCAAGGCGGAGACCGCGCCGGTCGTCACGGTCGAGCGCATCTACTATCGCAACAACCCGATCATCATGGGCAGCCCGCCGGCGAAGCCGCCTAACGACTATTCGTATTCGAAGGCGGTGATGCGCTCGGCGTTGCTCGTCGATGCGCTGCAGGCCGCGGGCGTGCCGGACGTTGCCGGCGTGTGGGCGCATGAAATCGGCGGCGCGCGCATGTTCAACGTCGTGTCGATCCGCCAGCGCTACGCGGGCCATGCGCGGCAGGCGGCGCACATTCTGAGCCAGTGTGGCGTGGGCGCGTACATGTCGCGCTATTCGATCGTCGTCGACGAAGACATCGACCCCGCGAACCTGCAGGAAGTGATGTGGGCGGTCGCGACGCGCACCGATCCCGACATCGACATCGATATCGTCAAACGCGGCATGGGGTCGAAGAACGACCCGATGTCGATCGCGAATCCGTACAAGGCGCCGTTCAATTCGAAAGCGATTATCGACGCATGCCGGCCGTTCGATTTTCTTCAGGAGTTTCCACAAGTCGCGGAAGCCAGCAAGGAATTGCAGCAGAAGACCCGCGCGAAGTGGGAACACATCCTCGGCTGA
- a CDS encoding UbiD family decarboxylase gives MSNHTPQFDFDKFRLRRFVEKLIEAGEVAIHDAPVSLADLSARVDETSKASLFRQVGDEKFEMIAAVSGSRKRLAMAFGVDESELIDEYTRRMANPQKVVEVDSASAPVHQVVKTGDEIDLLKLPFHLQHEYDGAPYISSGIDYSVDPATGRTNVGCRRLMFRSKTTMRANLSQPSDLKRTYLACVERGEKLPASFVIGSHPLDYLAAGLRIPVDEFGLVGTLRGESVPMVRGLTNGVLAPADAEMIVEGYFDELGYREKEGPYGEFYGYYGPVHMDPVFHVTAITMRKDMLHQTVRHSGRHLSWTESANLGGLNSELQIWRLLRAANIEPAAVCAVPGTNGRQSARVALRRGTPGQARLVISALASIPRLKYIYVVDDDVDVFSNEQIEWAMSTRFRSDQDIVVLEGFAPFYMDPTAGDHGNIAKVGFDLTAPYGRPATIETRRALAPRFATQPGEKRFGSVREALAAGPLFFMELMVALGSQDGREIAFELNALSEEGVVCRLRDGEWALAGTPEEK, from the coding sequence ATGAGCAACCACACACCTCAATTCGACTTCGATAAATTCCGTCTGCGCCGCTTCGTCGAAAAGCTGATCGAGGCTGGCGAAGTCGCCATTCATGACGCGCCGGTTTCGCTCGCCGATCTTAGTGCACGAGTCGATGAAACGTCGAAGGCCTCGCTGTTCAGGCAGGTCGGCGACGAGAAGTTCGAAATGATCGCGGCCGTTTCCGGCAGCCGCAAGCGGCTCGCAATGGCCTTCGGCGTCGACGAGAGCGAGCTCATCGACGAATACACACGGCGTATGGCGAATCCTCAGAAGGTCGTCGAGGTCGACTCGGCGAGCGCACCCGTGCACCAGGTCGTCAAGACCGGCGACGAGATCGACCTGCTGAAGCTGCCTTTCCATCTTCAGCACGAGTATGACGGCGCGCCCTACATTTCGTCGGGCATCGATTACAGCGTGGACCCGGCGACCGGGCGCACCAACGTCGGGTGCCGGCGGCTGATGTTCCGCAGCAAGACTACGATGCGCGCGAACCTGTCCCAACCATCCGATCTGAAGCGCACTTACCTCGCCTGCGTGGAGCGCGGCGAAAAGCTGCCGGCAAGCTTCGTGATCGGCTCCCATCCGCTCGACTATCTGGCTGCGGGTTTGAGAATTCCAGTCGATGAGTTCGGTCTTGTCGGCACGTTGCGCGGCGAGTCCGTACCGATGGTCCGCGGCCTGACGAACGGCGTGCTCGCGCCGGCCGACGCCGAAATGATCGTCGAAGGCTATTTCGACGAACTCGGGTATCGCGAGAAAGAAGGCCCCTACGGCGAGTTCTACGGCTACTACGGCCCGGTGCACATGGATCCGGTATTCCACGTCACCGCGATCACGATGCGCAAGGACATGCTGCACCAGACCGTGCGCCACAGCGGCCGCCACCTGAGCTGGACCGAGTCGGCGAATCTTGGCGGCCTCAATTCGGAATTGCAGATTTGGCGTCTGTTGCGCGCTGCGAATATCGAACCCGCCGCGGTTTGCGCGGTGCCGGGTACCAATGGCCGCCAAAGCGCGCGCGTGGCGCTCAGGCGCGGCACCCCCGGTCAGGCGCGGCTCGTGATATCCGCGCTGGCGTCGATCCCTCGGCTCAAATACATCTACGTCGTTGACGACGATGTCGATGTCTTCTCGAACGAACAGATCGAATGGGCGATGTCGACGCGTTTTCGCAGCGACCAGGACATCGTCGTGCTTGAAGGATTTGCACCGTTCTACATGGATCCGACCGCCGGCGATCACGGCAATATCGCGAAGGTCGGTTTCGATCTGACCGCCCCGTACGGTCGCCCCGCGACGATCGAAACCCGGCGTGCACTCGCGCCGCGCTTCGCCACGCAGCCAGGCGAGAAGCGCTTTGGAAGCGTTCGTGAAGCGCTGGCGGCCGGCCCGCTGTTCTTCATGGAGCTCATGGTCGCGCTCGGCAGTCAGGACGGCCGCGAAATCGCGTTTGAACTGAACGCGCTGAGCGAGGAAGGCGTCGTATGCCGTCTGCGTGACGGAGAATGGGCGCTCGCCGGCACGCCCGAAGAGAAGTAA
- a CDS encoding CoxG family protein has product MELTGEQILPLPRERVWAALNDPDILKASVPGCESFERIDDNQFQMVMAASVGPIKARFKGKMVLTDLQPPQSYSMTFEGSGGAAGFGKGGAHVDLLTDIGGGTRLVYRSHAQVGGRLAQVGARLIDGVARKMAEDFFGRFTAAVVGPQEAAAGGAEQAAADTSGAPHATYAARPANTSHAATGATAAQPAASLGHAASAQTAAAATNAGLGAIRGWAMGAVVLVALIAAYALHASH; this is encoded by the coding sequence ATGGAACTCACAGGCGAACAGATTTTGCCGTTGCCGCGCGAACGCGTATGGGCCGCGTTGAACGACCCCGACATCCTGAAGGCCTCGGTGCCGGGCTGCGAGTCGTTCGAACGCATCGACGACAATCAGTTTCAGATGGTGATGGCCGCGAGCGTCGGCCCGATCAAGGCGCGCTTCAAGGGCAAGATGGTGCTGACTGATTTGCAGCCGCCGCAGTCGTATTCGATGACCTTCGAGGGGTCGGGCGGCGCGGCCGGCTTCGGCAAGGGCGGTGCGCATGTCGATCTGCTGACCGACATCGGCGGCGGCACGCGGCTCGTTTATCGCTCGCACGCGCAGGTGGGCGGCCGTCTCGCGCAGGTCGGCGCGCGCCTGATCGACGGTGTCGCGCGGAAAATGGCCGAGGACTTTTTCGGCCGCTTCACGGCGGCCGTGGTCGGACCGCAGGAGGCTGCCGCGGGCGGTGCTGAACAGGCGGCTGCGGACACTTCGGGCGCCCCCCATGCCACCTATGCCGCCCGGCCGGCGAATACCTCGCATGCCGCCACCGGTGCGACCGCCGCGCAACCGGCCGCCAGCCTCGGGCACGCTGCTTCCGCTCAAACGGCGGCTGCGGCAACGAACGCGGGCCTTGGTGCAATCCGGGGATGGGCCATGGGCGCGGTCGTCCTCGTTGCATTGATCGCCGCATACGCATTGCACGCATCGCACTAA
- a CDS encoding PaaI family thioesterase, which translates to MNIDVLENPFLAGLGMTRTGWREGYAEFRLDLQPGLLNRQRVLQGGVVATLLDAACGYAGLYSADPQRPIHGVTLSLTLSFLDKGVGETLIGKGFLERKGRSIFFARGEAWIDSKTLIATAQGTFKYAGGYGRREPTGAAGGELD; encoded by the coding sequence ATGAACATCGATGTGCTGGAAAATCCGTTTCTCGCGGGCCTCGGCATGACGCGCACAGGTTGGCGCGAGGGCTATGCGGAATTCCGGCTGGATCTGCAACCCGGATTACTGAATCGTCAGCGCGTACTGCAAGGCGGCGTGGTGGCCACGCTGCTCGATGCCGCATGTGGATACGCCGGTCTGTATAGCGCCGATCCGCAACGGCCGATTCACGGCGTGACCTTGTCACTGACGTTGAGCTTTCTCGACAAGGGGGTCGGCGAGACCCTGATCGGCAAAGGCTTTCTCGAACGCAAAGGGCGCTCCATTTTTTTTGCGCGCGGCGAAGCATGGATCGATTCGAAGACGCTGATCGCAACCGCACAGGGCACGTTCAAATACGCGGGCGGCTACGGCCGGCGCGAGCCGACGGGTGCGGCCGGCGGCGAACTCGATTGA
- a CDS encoding xanthine dehydrogenase family protein molybdopterin-binding subunit, with translation MSKSRSIRDGIGQPVQRREDLRLIQGQGCFSNDISLPDQVHAYFVRSPHAHAKIVSIDPSAALALEGVLAVLTGKDVEADGLKSLPHRPVLGHHADVKLTNSDGTDKFISPHLPLPADRARFVGEAVAVVIADTVAIAKDAAELVAIDYEALPAVTGTVAAAAPDAPRVWDEHANVSLDARIGDAQATDAAFARAVHVTSISTWIQRLTGVPMEPRAALGSYDAQTGRYTLFAGSGNVVRQKRELAHILGIDEPMVRVVARDIGGNFGTRNAFYPEFAVIAWASRRVGRPVHWNCERQEAFLSDYQGRDLYVEAEIALDEDGRFLALRGSNLSNVGAHTVSFVPLTKGIGLMSSVYDIPCASFRGRAVNSNTPSTNSYRSAGRPEAMFVIERLIDMAAREHGFDRVALRRRNLIQPDRFPYANPLGLTYDSGEYPRVMERALELGNWNSFPARRAEARSRGKCRGIGVANYVEITSGMPRERAEVTVQPDGHVDVVIGTLSSGQGHETSFAQLITEWFKVPIEQVRIITGDTDIVQAGGGSQSGRSMRLAGIVIGKASESLLARATRIATHLLGLSDPAAVSFENGRFGGPEGSRRFDIFEIAAAANAPDSSLPDDLRGPLAAVSDETVQVAGYPFGSHVCEVEVDPDTGTVELVDYVAVDDVGQAINPLILHGQAHGGIAQGVGQALLEQCFYEAGSGQLLSGSFMDYAIPRASDLPDFTTEISETLSPTNPLGVRAGGEGGTTPALGVVINAIVDALAEFGVTHVEMPATPERVWKAIRDAREHRKNIEPAGAH, from the coding sequence TTGAGCAAGTCCCGATCCATCCGCGACGGTATCGGCCAGCCGGTACAGCGCCGCGAAGACCTGCGCCTGATTCAGGGCCAGGGTTGCTTCAGCAACGACATCAGCCTGCCTGACCAGGTCCACGCGTATTTCGTCCGCTCGCCGCATGCGCACGCGAAGATCGTGTCGATCGATCCGTCGGCCGCGCTCGCGCTCGAAGGCGTGCTCGCCGTGCTCACCGGCAAGGACGTCGAGGCAGACGGGCTTAAGTCGTTGCCGCACCGGCCCGTGCTCGGCCATCACGCCGACGTCAAACTCACCAACAGCGACGGTACGGACAAGTTCATCTCGCCACACCTGCCGCTGCCCGCGGACCGCGCGCGCTTCGTCGGCGAGGCGGTGGCGGTCGTGATCGCGGACACGGTGGCGATCGCGAAAGATGCCGCCGAGCTGGTCGCCATCGACTACGAAGCGCTGCCGGCGGTGACCGGCACGGTGGCAGCCGCCGCGCCCGACGCGCCGCGTGTGTGGGACGAGCATGCCAATGTCTCGCTCGACGCCCGCATCGGCGACGCACAGGCAACGGATGCCGCGTTCGCCCGGGCCGTCCATGTCACGTCGATCAGCACGTGGATTCAACGGCTGACCGGCGTGCCGATGGAACCACGCGCGGCGCTCGGTAGCTACGACGCGCAAACCGGCCGCTATACGCTATTCGCCGGCAGCGGCAACGTGGTCCGCCAGAAGCGCGAGCTGGCTCATATCCTTGGTATCGACGAGCCGATGGTGCGAGTCGTCGCACGCGACATCGGCGGCAATTTCGGCACTCGCAATGCCTTTTATCCCGAGTTTGCGGTGATTGCGTGGGCATCGCGCCGGGTCGGGCGGCCGGTGCACTGGAACTGCGAGCGCCAGGAAGCGTTCCTGAGCGACTATCAGGGGCGCGATCTGTATGTCGAGGCCGAGATCGCACTCGACGAAGACGGACGCTTCCTCGCTCTGCGCGGCTCGAATCTGAGCAACGTCGGCGCGCACACGGTGTCGTTCGTTCCGCTGACGAAGGGCATCGGCCTGATGAGCAGCGTGTACGACATCCCGTGCGCGAGCTTTCGCGGGCGCGCGGTCAATAGCAACACGCCGTCGACGAACTCGTACCGCAGCGCCGGCCGTCCCGAAGCGATGTTCGTGATCGAACGGCTGATCGACATGGCTGCGCGCGAACATGGTTTCGACCGCGTTGCGCTGCGCCGTCGCAATCTGATCCAGCCGGATCGCTTCCCATATGCAAATCCGCTTGGCTTGACCTACGACAGCGGCGAGTACCCTCGGGTCATGGAGCGCGCGCTCGAGCTCGGCAACTGGAACAGCTTCCCGGCGCGCCGGGCCGAAGCACGCAGCCGCGGCAAATGCCGTGGCATCGGCGTGGCCAACTATGTCGAAATCACTTCCGGCATGCCGCGCGAGCGCGCCGAAGTCACGGTGCAGCCAGACGGCCACGTCGATGTCGTAATCGGCACGCTGTCGAGCGGTCAGGGCCACGAGACGAGCTTCGCGCAACTGATCACCGAATGGTTCAAGGTGCCCATCGAACAGGTGCGCATCATCACCGGCGACACGGACATCGTGCAGGCCGGCGGCGGGTCGCAGTCCGGCCGTTCGATGCGTCTGGCCGGTATCGTGATCGGCAAGGCAAGCGAGTCGCTGCTTGCGAGGGCCACCCGCATCGCCACCCATCTGCTCGGGTTATCCGACCCGGCGGCCGTGAGCTTCGAGAATGGCCGCTTCGGCGGTCCTGAAGGATCGCGGCGTTTCGACATCTTCGAGATTGCCGCGGCGGCGAACGCACCCGACAGCTCACTGCCCGACGATCTGCGTGGACCGCTCGCCGCGGTGTCCGACGAGACGGTTCAGGTGGCCGGCTATCCGTTCGGCAGCCACGTTTGCGAGGTCGAAGTCGACCCCGATACGGGAACGGTCGAACTCGTCGACTACGTCGCCGTCGACGACGTGGGCCAGGCGATCAATCCGCTGATCCTGCACGGCCAGGCGCATGGCGGCATCGCTCAGGGCGTGGGTCAGGCATTGCTCGAACAATGCTTTTACGAAGCCGGCAGCGGACAGTTGCTGTCGGGCTCGTTCATGGACTACGCAATCCCGCGCGCATCCGATCTGCCGGACTTCACCACCGAGATCAGCGAAACGCTGTCACCCACCAATCCGCTCGGTGTACGGGCCGGCGGAGAAGGCGGCACGACGCCGGCGCTCGGCGTGGTCATCAACGCGATCGTCGACGCGCTCGCCGAGTTTGGCGTTACGCACGTCGAGATGCCGGCGACCCCCGAGCGGGTCTGGAAAGCAATCCGCGATGCGCGCGAGCACCGCAAGAACATTGAACCGGCAGGAGCACATTGA
- a CDS encoding MFS transporter, translating to MTEPINVVEIIDNHKISWLQIRVALLGAITLMLDGFDNQMIGYVAPALKSAWHLGAGALGPVFSAGVFGVGLGSIVIGPFGDRFGRVKTLLFTVLCFAAFSLLLAQATTISELAVLRFGIGLMLGSVIPLVVVLCNEYAPLRHRAKMVTIMTCGYAVGAASGGFLSIHIVPRFGWASVFYVGAVLPLLLGFALLVWMPESIRFLTLRNEHARIAAIIRKIAPAVPLPAEPRFMMLTTGRDTGKNGTFSHVRELFTENRARITLLLWTCLFMNLVVLNFMNNWLPSLVIQTGLPVPQALRTATMLQFGGFIGIALMGVFADRFGYYKVLAAVFALGCAGIAMISQAGASQAGLMVTIFIGGFAVIGSQMTLGALSATLYPTRIRATGSSWAFGVARLLSVVGPFLGGRMIGSHWPLSTIFYCAAAPMLLAMFAVLLMMCSRQPPSTRQEARIQTSRGLS from the coding sequence ATGACTGAACCCATCAACGTCGTCGAGATCATCGACAATCACAAAATCAGCTGGTTGCAGATCCGCGTTGCGCTGCTAGGTGCGATTACGCTGATGCTCGACGGCTTCGACAACCAGATGATCGGATACGTGGCACCCGCGCTCAAATCCGCCTGGCATCTGGGTGCGGGCGCACTCGGTCCGGTGTTCAGCGCGGGGGTTTTCGGCGTCGGCCTCGGCAGTATCGTCATCGGCCCATTCGGCGACCGCTTCGGTCGCGTCAAGACGCTGCTTTTCACCGTGCTGTGCTTTGCGGCCTTCTCCCTTCTGCTCGCGCAGGCCACGACCATTTCCGAACTCGCGGTGCTGCGTTTCGGCATTGGCCTGATGCTCGGCTCCGTCATTCCACTGGTCGTCGTACTCTGCAACGAATACGCGCCGCTCAGGCATCGCGCCAAGATGGTCACGATCATGACCTGCGGCTATGCGGTGGGCGCGGCATCCGGCGGGTTCCTGTCGATTCATATCGTGCCGCGTTTCGGCTGGGCGTCCGTGTTCTATGTCGGTGCGGTATTGCCGCTGCTGCTAGGGTTCGCGCTGCTGGTCTGGATGCCCGAATCGATCCGCTTCCTCACGCTGCGAAACGAGCACGCACGCATCGCCGCGATCATCCGCAAGATAGCGCCAGCAGTGCCGTTGCCCGCGGAACCGCGCTTCATGATGCTGACAACCGGCCGTGACACCGGCAAGAACGGCACGTTCTCGCATGTGCGTGAACTATTCACGGAGAACCGCGCGCGCATCACGCTGCTGCTGTGGACGTGCCTGTTCATGAATCTCGTCGTGCTGAACTTTATGAACAACTGGCTGCCGTCGCTCGTGATCCAGACCGGCCTGCCGGTTCCACAGGCACTGCGCACCGCGACGATGCTGCAATTCGGCGGCTTCATCGGCATCGCGCTAATGGGGGTCTTCGCGGACCGCTTCGGCTACTACAAGGTGCTCGCCGCGGTCTTCGCGCTCGGCTGCGCCGGCATCGCGATGATCAGCCAGGCCGGTGCCTCTCAAGCAGGCCTGATGGTCACGATCTTCATCGGCGGTTTCGCGGTGATCGGCTCGCAAATGACACTCGGCGCATTGTCCGCGACGCTCTATCCGACCCGTATCCGTGCAACCGGGTCGAGCTGGGCATTCGGCGTCGCGCGTCTGTTGTCGGTCGTCGGGCCGTTCCTCGGCGGCCGCATGATCGGCAGTCACTGGCCGCTCAGCACCATCTTCTATTGCGCCGCCGCGCCGATGTTGCTCGCTATGTTCGCCGTGCTGCTGATGATGTGCAGCCGGCAGCCACCGAGCACGCGGCAAGAGGCGCGCATCCAGACAAGCAGAGGTCTCTCTTGA